From Anopheles arabiensis isolate DONGOLA chromosome 3, AaraD3, whole genome shotgun sequence, a single genomic window includes:
- the LOC120902289 gene encoding probable G-protein coupled receptor 158 isoform X8, which produces MGHLHHRHHHPAHDRLLARLVFGTVLRPTSSPSQQYHCYRHRHVLRWVLVGLISFLINSGHGLEQLSGQQEPQADQQPIPPTLSSTSTPTPTLPPCEQRALDDIPPDPFYDLSDITISAAKSFADFLASRKIDGTSRDDRKFALAREKANELATSVLKQDDGLLLAVGIAYPRLPLAVVQFRDQIDSAHVNLSESKNFLSTYWRELGAAWNQSNGAQFWGAPFRDCGPLYGRWLWPYSVTVESQGVKIVASAFIAADVDQCNDALESIFGRRHVCDRESTFCLLSELDASKPRGKYTCVCRPGYYIPNESIQGFSSEKDDGNITNFSCIPCPSACECDSEGSCSSPDEDFSTETLMKATIGAILGACMLCCLVLALIVFRQRKCKTIATGMWTILETILFGILLLYLAVALHFLQASTVRCLLEPWCRELGFIICYGAIVLKLYRHLVEFRTRKAHRWVVRDLDLLRYLCAMIVAVLCYLAAFTATSLDFLQYSELVWQMDQPQSMDAEQVASNMCRPLRWDYVTEAGELLILGFGLQLAIASRNANTQFRERQFLVASILIEFLVSSTFYILRFWYLEEFNPSTLFLALFVRSQLTNTVTLGLIFLPKLWYQHKQLAGSFPCP; this is translated from the exons ATGggtcatcttcatcatcgccACCATCACCCGGCTCATGATCGGCTGCTCGCTAGACTCGTTTTCGGTACTGTATTGCGACCGACAAGCTCGCCGTCCCAACAATACCACTGCTATCGTCACCGACACGTACTGCGCTGGGTGCTCGTGGGGCTTATCTCCTTCCTGATTAACTCAGGACATGGACTGGAACAGCTTTCCGGTCAGCAGGAACCCCAAGCTGACCAGCAACCCATCCCACCAACGCTTTCGTCGACCTCCACGCCGACCCCAACACTCCCGCCCTGCGAACAGCGTGCCCTGGACGATATCCCACCCGATCCGTTCTACGACCTGTCGGACATTACGATCAGTGCGGCTAAATCGTTTGCCGATTTTCTCGCTAGCCGCAAGATAGATGGTACGTCTCGTGACGATCGCAAGTTTGCACTCGCCCGCGAGAAAGCCAACGAGCTGGCAACCAGCGTACTGAAGCAGGACGATGGATTGCTGTTGGCAGTTGGCATTGCGTACCCGCGGCTTCCACTGGCCGTGGTACAGTTTCGGGATCAGATCGACAGCGCGCACGTCAATCTGTCCGAGAGCAAGAACTTCCTGTCAACGTACTGGCGCGAGTTGGGAGCTGCATGGAACCAGAGCAATGGCGCACAGTTCTGGGGTGCTCCGTTTCGTGACTGCGGCCCCCTCTACGGACGGTGGCTTTGGCCGTACAGCGTTACCGTGGAGTCACAGGGTGTCAA AATCGTAGCTTCGGCGTTCATTGCAGCCGACGTGGATCAATGCAACGATGCCCTGGAATCGATTTTTGGCCGTCGTCATGTTTGCGATCGTGAGTCCACCTTCTGTCTGCTGTCCGAGCTGGACGCCTCCAAGCCCCGGGGCAAGTATACTTGCGTCTGTCGCCCCGGTTACTACATTCCCAACGAATcaatacaggggttttcatcTGAGAAAGACGATGGCAACATTACAAACTTTAG CTGCATTCCTTGCCCAAGCGCATGCGAGTGTGATTCGGAGGGTAGCTGCAGCAGCCCGGACGAGGACTTTAGCACCGAAACACTCATGAAGGCTACGATCGGTGCTATCTTAGGAGCTTGTATGCTTTGTTGTTTAGTGTTAGCGTTAATTGTGTTCCGCCAACGGAAGTGCAAG ACCATTGCCACCGGGATGTGGACCATTTTAGAAACAATTTTATTCGGCATTTTACTTCTATACTTAGCG GTTGCGCTACACTTCCTGCAGGCATCGACTGTGCGTTGCCTGCTGGAGCCGTGGTGTCGCGAGCTGGGCTTCATCATCTGCTACGGTGCTATCGTGCTCAAGCTGTACCGTCACCTGGTGGAGTTCCGCACCAGAAAAGCTCATCGATGGGTTGTGAGAGATCTCGATCTACTGCGCTACCTGTGCGCCATGATCGTCGCGGTGCTGTGCTATCTGGCCGCCTTTACCGCGACCAGTCTCGACTTTTTACAGTACAGCGAGCTGGTGTGGCAGATGGACCAACCGCAGTCGATGGACGCCGAGCAGGTCGCGTCCAATATGTGTCGCCCACTTCGCTGGGACTACGTAACCGAGGCCGGCGAGCTGCTAATACTCGGCTTCGGTCTACAGCTAGCCATCGCCAGCcgcaacgcaaacacacaatttCGG GAGCGACAGTTTTTAGTAGCCTCCATACTGATCGAGTTTCTCGTCTCGTCCACGTTCTACATACTGCGCTTCTGGTATTTGGAGGAGTTTAATCCGTCTACACTGTTCTTAGCGCTGTTTGTGCGCTCGCAGCTGACCAACACCGTGACGTTGGGTTTGATTTTTCTGCCCAAACTCTGGTACCAGCATAAACAG
- the LOC120902289 gene encoding probable G-protein coupled receptor 158 isoform X7 has product MGHLHHRHHHPAHDRLLARLVFGTVLRPTSSPSQQYHCYRHRHVLRWVLVGLISFLINSGHGLEQLSGQQEPQADQQPIPPTLSSTSTPTPTLPPCEQRALDDIPPDPFYDLSDITISAAKSFADFLASRKIDGTSRDDRKFALAREKANELATSVLKQDDGLLLAVGIAYPRLPLAVVQFRDQIDSAHVNLSESKNFLSTYWRELGAAWNQSNGAQFWGAPFRDCGPLYGRWLWPYSVTVESQGVKIVASAFIAADVDQCNDALESIFGRRHVCDRESTFCLLSELDASKPRGKYTCVCRPGYYIPNESIQGFSSEKDDGNITNFSCIPCPSACECDSEGSCSSPDEDFSTETLMKATIGAILGACMLCCLVLALIVFRQRKCKTIATGMWTILETILFGILLLYLAVALHFLQASTVRCLLEPWCRELGFIICYGAIVLKLYRHLVEFRTRKAHRWVVRDLDLLRYLCAMIVAVLCYLAAFTATSLDFLQYSELVWQMDQPQSMDAEQVASNMCRPLRWDYVTEAGELLILGFGLQLAIASRNANTQFRERQFLVASILIEFLVSSTFYILRFWYLEEFNPSTLFLALFVRSQLTNTVTLGLIFLPKLWYQHKQALSAKHRHNRPAVSEVEVTEAEPSRTPEDSVCSVEGPTDTGTGTGEISGISSSK; this is encoded by the exons ATGggtcatcttcatcatcgccACCATCACCCGGCTCATGATCGGCTGCTCGCTAGACTCGTTTTCGGTACTGTATTGCGACCGACAAGCTCGCCGTCCCAACAATACCACTGCTATCGTCACCGACACGTACTGCGCTGGGTGCTCGTGGGGCTTATCTCCTTCCTGATTAACTCAGGACATGGACTGGAACAGCTTTCCGGTCAGCAGGAACCCCAAGCTGACCAGCAACCCATCCCACCAACGCTTTCGTCGACCTCCACGCCGACCCCAACACTCCCGCCCTGCGAACAGCGTGCCCTGGACGATATCCCACCCGATCCGTTCTACGACCTGTCGGACATTACGATCAGTGCGGCTAAATCGTTTGCCGATTTTCTCGCTAGCCGCAAGATAGATGGTACGTCTCGTGACGATCGCAAGTTTGCACTCGCCCGCGAGAAAGCCAACGAGCTGGCAACCAGCGTACTGAAGCAGGACGATGGATTGCTGTTGGCAGTTGGCATTGCGTACCCGCGGCTTCCACTGGCCGTGGTACAGTTTCGGGATCAGATCGACAGCGCGCACGTCAATCTGTCCGAGAGCAAGAACTTCCTGTCAACGTACTGGCGCGAGTTGGGAGCTGCATGGAACCAGAGCAATGGCGCACAGTTCTGGGGTGCTCCGTTTCGTGACTGCGGCCCCCTCTACGGACGGTGGCTTTGGCCGTACAGCGTTACCGTGGAGTCACAGGGTGTCAA AATCGTAGCTTCGGCGTTCATTGCAGCCGACGTGGATCAATGCAACGATGCCCTGGAATCGATTTTTGGCCGTCGTCATGTTTGCGATCGTGAGTCCACCTTCTGTCTGCTGTCCGAGCTGGACGCCTCCAAGCCCCGGGGCAAGTATACTTGCGTCTGTCGCCCCGGTTACTACATTCCCAACGAATcaatacaggggttttcatcTGAGAAAGACGATGGCAACATTACAAACTTTAG CTGCATTCCTTGCCCAAGCGCATGCGAGTGTGATTCGGAGGGTAGCTGCAGCAGCCCGGACGAGGACTTTAGCACCGAAACACTCATGAAGGCTACGATCGGTGCTATCTTAGGAGCTTGTATGCTTTGTTGTTTAGTGTTAGCGTTAATTGTGTTCCGCCAACGGAAGTGCAAG ACCATTGCCACCGGGATGTGGACCATTTTAGAAACAATTTTATTCGGCATTTTACTTCTATACTTAGCG GTTGCGCTACACTTCCTGCAGGCATCGACTGTGCGTTGCCTGCTGGAGCCGTGGTGTCGCGAGCTGGGCTTCATCATCTGCTACGGTGCTATCGTGCTCAAGCTGTACCGTCACCTGGTGGAGTTCCGCACCAGAAAAGCTCATCGATGGGTTGTGAGAGATCTCGATCTACTGCGCTACCTGTGCGCCATGATCGTCGCGGTGCTGTGCTATCTGGCCGCCTTTACCGCGACCAGTCTCGACTTTTTACAGTACAGCGAGCTGGTGTGGCAGATGGACCAACCGCAGTCGATGGACGCCGAGCAGGTCGCGTCCAATATGTGTCGCCCACTTCGCTGGGACTACGTAACCGAGGCCGGCGAGCTGCTAATACTCGGCTTCGGTCTACAGCTAGCCATCGCCAGCcgcaacgcaaacacacaatttCGG GAGCGACAGTTTTTAGTAGCCTCCATACTGATCGAGTTTCTCGTCTCGTCCACGTTCTACATACTGCGCTTCTGGTATTTGGAGGAGTTTAATCCGTCTACACTGTTCTTAGCGCTGTTTGTGCGCTCGCAGCTGACCAACACCGTGACGTTGGGTTTGATTTTTCTGCCCAAACTCTGGTACCAGCATAAACAG